A window of Rubricoccus marinus contains these coding sequences:
- the pyrF gene encoding orotidine-5'-phosphate decarboxylase, with amino-acid sequence MTPFPARLAAASGASGSVLCVGLDPDPERMPAAFASGASETAGATGAAAFCRAIVEATAERAAAFKPNLAFFEAYGPDGWDALDAVCEAVRASGRLLILDGKRGDIGNTGRRYATSLYDRLLGDASTVAPYMGSDSVAPFLEHEGRCAFVLVTTSNPGGADLQALVARGADGDERSLWRHTADMAIRAGDGLPGTVGFVAGATRPELLAEIREAYPEAPLLVPGVGAQGGTAGDVLRANAGGPILVNSSRGILYASGGDGFERAAREAASRLADSLAP; translated from the coding sequence ATGACGCCCTTCCCCGCCCGCCTCGCCGCCGCCTCTGGCGCCAGCGGCTCCGTCCTCTGCGTCGGCCTCGACCCCGACCCCGAGCGGATGCCGGCCGCGTTCGCCTCTGGCGCGAGCGAGACCGCCGGCGCGACGGGCGCCGCGGCGTTCTGCCGCGCGATCGTGGAGGCCACGGCCGAGCGCGCGGCCGCGTTCAAGCCCAACCTCGCGTTTTTCGAAGCCTACGGCCCGGACGGTTGGGACGCGCTCGACGCCGTGTGCGAGGCGGTCCGCGCCAGCGGCCGGCTCCTGATCCTCGACGGCAAGCGCGGCGACATCGGCAACACGGGACGGCGCTATGCGACCTCGCTGTACGACCGCCTGTTGGGCGACGCGAGCACGGTCGCGCCCTACATGGGTTCAGATTCGGTCGCGCCATTCCTGGAGCACGAAGGCCGGTGCGCGTTCGTCCTCGTGACTACCTCCAACCCCGGCGGCGCGGACCTGCAGGCGCTTGTCGCCAGAGGCGCGGACGGCGACGAGCGGAGCCTCTGGCGCCACACCGCAGACATGGCGATTCGAGCGGGCGACGGGCTACCAGGAACGGTCGGCTTCGTAGCGGGCGCGACGCGGCCCGAGTTGTTGGCCGAGATCCGCGAGGCGTATCCCGAGGCGCCGCTGCTCGTGCCGGGCGTGGGCGCGCAGGGCGGCACAGCGGGGGACGTGCTCCGCGCGAACGCGGGCGGACCGATCCTCGTCAACTCCTCGCGCGGCATCCTCTACGCCTCTGGCGGCGACGGCTTCGAGCGCGCCGCGCGAGAGGCCGCGAGCCGCCTCGCCGACTCGCTCGCGCCGTAG
- a CDS encoding acyl-CoA dehydrogenase family protein encodes MSLLTQLKGVSARDQKMIEEAEVMMGPEPDEMGFIKNLFWGRVREELVFPYPEVSPEEKAKTDALVEELEAYMQNEHPRVQIDAEERIPEWAIQRLFDMGVLGMTIPEQYGGLGLGVASYNRVLETIGRYCGSTSVVVSAHQSIGCKALMLFGTEEQKDEFLPMVAREKLSAFALSEPQVGSDAAGQETTCYWDDEE; translated from the coding sequence ATGTCTCTCCTCACCCAGCTAAAAGGCGTCTCCGCTCGCGATCAGAAGATGATCGAGGAGGCCGAAGTCATGATGGGGCCCGAGCCCGATGAAATGGGCTTCATCAAGAACCTCTTCTGGGGACGCGTCCGCGAGGAACTCGTCTTCCCGTACCCCGAGGTCTCGCCAGAGGAGAAGGCCAAGACGGACGCCCTCGTCGAGGAACTGGAGGCGTACATGCAGAACGAGCACCCCCGCGTGCAGATCGACGCCGAGGAGCGGATCCCGGAGTGGGCCATCCAGCGCCTGTTCGACATGGGTGTGCTCGGCATGACCATCCCCGAGCAGTACGGCGGCCTCGGGCTGGGCGTGGCGAGCTACAACCGCGTGCTCGAAACCATCGGCCGGTACTGCGGCTCCACGTCCGTCGTGGTCAGCGCGCACCAGTCCATCGGCTGCAAAGCGCTGATGCTGTTCGGCACGGAGGAGCAGAAGGACGAGTTTCTCCCCATGGTGGCGCGCGAGAAGCTCTCCGCCTTCGCCCTCAGTGAGCCGCAGGTCGGCTCCGACGCCGCGGGCCAGGAGACGACGTGCTACTGGGACGATGAGGAGTAG
- a CDS encoding M16 family metallopeptidase codes for MAKKQPLAPGFERTVLDNGVRVVTESIPSVRSVAVGAWVDAGSRDETESEAGLTHFIEHLVFKGTRARQGHHINQRMESVGGYLNAFTTKENTCFYARALDEHLARALDTTLDLVTQPTLPPREIEKEKDVVIEEIKMYEDAPEDHVYDHYEAAMYPGHPLGRPIIGTPETVRSFSREDLTGFMDRHYVPNRLVVSVAGHARHADVVRLVEKQLRDFDRAPEAFRREPANDYTPLATEIEVTTTQQAHLVVGTRSFGALDERRTALSVLNTILGGGMSSRLNQNIREKYGYCYSVYSFVNLVRDAGDVGVYMATDPSRLDRSRQLIVRELQKLAAAPVSARMLARAKEQLKGSVMLGVESMSNRMQRLGRVELTYEEHISLDTAIEEVMAVTAEDVRSVAEALFVEDRLSTVALVPAA; via the coding sequence ATGGCCAAGAAGCAGCCTCTGGCGCCCGGATTCGAGCGCACCGTATTGGACAACGGCGTCCGCGTCGTGACCGAAAGCATCCCCTCCGTCCGCAGCGTTGCCGTGGGCGCGTGGGTGGACGCGGGCAGCCGCGACGAGACCGAGTCCGAGGCCGGGCTCACGCACTTTATCGAGCACCTCGTCTTCAAGGGGACTCGGGCGCGTCAGGGGCACCACATCAACCAGCGGATGGAATCCGTCGGCGGCTACCTCAATGCGTTCACGACCAAGGAGAACACCTGCTTCTACGCCCGCGCTCTGGATGAGCACCTCGCGCGCGCGCTGGACACCACCCTGGACCTCGTCACGCAGCCAACGCTGCCGCCGCGCGAGATCGAGAAGGAGAAGGATGTCGTGATCGAGGAGATCAAGATGTACGAGGACGCGCCAGAGGACCACGTCTACGACCACTACGAGGCGGCGATGTACCCCGGCCACCCGCTCGGCCGGCCCATCATCGGCACGCCCGAGACGGTCCGCTCGTTCTCGCGCGAGGACCTCACTGGCTTTATGGATCGCCACTACGTGCCCAACCGGCTCGTCGTCAGCGTCGCCGGCCACGCCCGCCACGCCGACGTGGTGCGGCTCGTGGAGAAGCAACTCCGCGACTTCGACCGCGCGCCAGAGGCCTTCCGCCGTGAGCCCGCCAACGACTACACGCCTCTGGCGACGGAGATCGAGGTCACGACGACGCAGCAGGCGCACCTCGTGGTGGGCACGCGCAGCTTTGGCGCGTTGGACGAGCGGCGCACGGCGCTTAGCGTGCTCAACACGATTCTGGGCGGCGGGATGTCCTCGCGGCTCAACCAGAACATCCGCGAGAAGTACGGCTACTGCTACTCCGTCTACTCGTTCGTCAACCTCGTCCGCGACGCGGGCGACGTGGGCGTGTACATGGCGACCGACCCCTCGCGTCTGGACCGCTCGCGCCAACTCATCGTGCGCGAGTTGCAGAAGCTCGCCGCCGCGCCGGTCAGTGCGCGAATGCTGGCGCGCGCGAAAGAGCAGCTGAAAGGCTCCGTGATGTTGGGCGTCGAGAGTATGTCAAACCGCATGCAGCGTCTGGGACGCGTGGAACTGACGTACGAGGAGCACATCTCGTTGGACACAGCCATCGAGGAAGTGATGGCGGTGACGGCCGAGGACGTGCGGAGCGTGGCCGAGGCGCTATTCGTGGAGGACCGGCTGAGCACGGTCGCGCTCGTGCCGGCGGCGTAG